A single region of the Shinella sp. PSBB067 genome encodes:
- a CDS encoding GTP-binding protein, with translation MTILSGFLGSGKTTIIRRLLTYACDTAVIVNEFGEVGLDHLLLESADDNIALLPGGCLCCQARGDLARALRSLQDRSALGQAPAFRRVIVETSGLADPGPILQVLLSDPLRLSRYRFAGLVTTADAVLGAGQLAGHAVAQSQVALADRILLTKLDIAASADRQRLVEALARHSAAPVEDRASDAGLERQLFAFDVGARPRFRAIGTGHGAHDGLFTAISLGWTGRVELAGLHAELTAFALGV, from the coding sequence GTGACGATCCTGTCCGGTTTTCTCGGCAGCGGAAAGACGACGATCATCCGGCGGCTCCTGACCTACGCCTGCGATACGGCCGTCATCGTCAACGAGTTCGGCGAGGTCGGTCTCGACCATCTGCTTCTGGAGAGTGCCGACGACAATATAGCGCTGCTGCCCGGCGGCTGCCTGTGCTGCCAGGCGAGGGGCGATCTTGCCCGTGCGCTGCGATCCTTGCAGGACCGGTCCGCGCTCGGCCAGGCGCCGGCCTTTCGCCGGGTCATCGTCGAGACCAGCGGCCTTGCCGATCCCGGGCCGATCCTGCAGGTGCTTCTCAGTGATCCGTTACGGTTGTCGCGATACCGGTTTGCCGGGCTGGTGACGACGGCTGACGCCGTGCTCGGCGCCGGACAGCTTGCCGGCCATGCAGTGGCGCAGAGCCAGGTCGCGCTTGCGGACCGGATCCTTCTCACCAAGCTGGATATCGCCGCCTCCGCCGATCGCCAGCGCCTTGTGGAAGCGCTGGCGCGCCACAGCGCCGCGCCGGTCGAGGATCGTGCGAGTGACGCCGGGCTGGAGCGCCAGCTGTTCGCATTCGATGTCGGTGCGAGGCCGCGCTTTCGCGCCATCGGGACAGGCCATGGCGCGCATGACGGCCTCTTCACCGCTATCTCGCTCGGTTGGACCGGTCGCGTCGAACTTGCCGGCCTGCACGCCGAGCTGACGGCATTTGCGCTAGGTGTTTGA
- a CDS encoding GMC family oxidoreductase produces MTDSEETIETDIVIVGAGSAGCVLAARLSEDAATSVTLLEAGGRDWNPWIHIPIGYGKTMVDPAVNWFYETEKGEDVGGRALYWPRGKVLGGSSSINGLLYIRGQAQDYDHWRQLGNAGWAHDDVLPYFRKAEDQENGADPRHGTGGPLRVSNLTERNPLCEAFIASAIAAGIPRNDDFNGPVQEGVGYYQTTTRHARRCSTAVAYLRPAMKRKNLRVVTRAETQRILFEGRRAVGVVAERDGRRLVVRARREVIVSAGSLNSPKLLLLSGIGPAGQLSQLGIDVVHDLPGVGENLQDHYGALITYKSKLPLTINDVMTSRMRQLKVGLQYLLLRRGPLTISAAQVGAFVKSDARLETPDIQFLFQTFSHDDLDGGLHKFSGFANAVCPIRPESRGTLKLRSTDPKDAPSMQPNYLSAEADRHVLVEAIKMSRRVAAGGRIADHILSEYAPGPAVRSDAEILDYARRTGLSICHQVGTCKMGGDPMAVVDTQLKVHGLAGLRVVDASIMPTLVSGNTNAPTIMIAEKAADMIRGRQAA; encoded by the coding sequence ATGACTGACAGCGAAGAGACAATCGAGACGGATATTGTCATCGTCGGCGCGGGATCGGCAGGCTGCGTGCTTGCCGCGCGCCTGTCGGAAGATGCCGCGACCTCCGTCACGTTGCTGGAGGCCGGCGGCAGGGACTGGAATCCCTGGATCCATATTCCGATCGGCTACGGCAAAACCATGGTCGATCCGGCCGTCAACTGGTTCTACGAGACCGAGAAGGGCGAGGACGTCGGCGGACGGGCGCTCTACTGGCCGCGCGGCAAGGTTCTCGGCGGCTCCTCCTCGATCAACGGGCTCCTCTACATCCGCGGCCAGGCGCAGGACTACGACCATTGGCGCCAGCTCGGCAATGCCGGCTGGGCCCATGACGACGTGCTGCCCTATTTCCGCAAGGCCGAAGACCAGGAAAACGGCGCCGACCCGCGTCACGGCACGGGCGGCCCGCTGCGCGTCTCCAACCTGACGGAGCGCAATCCGCTCTGCGAAGCCTTCATCGCCAGCGCCATCGCGGCCGGCATTCCGCGCAACGACGATTTCAACGGCCCGGTGCAGGAAGGCGTCGGCTATTACCAGACGACCACCCGCCATGCCCGCCGCTGCTCGACGGCGGTCGCCTATCTCCGCCCGGCGATGAAGCGGAAAAATCTTCGTGTCGTGACGCGCGCGGAAACGCAGCGCATCCTGTTCGAGGGGCGCCGCGCCGTCGGCGTCGTCGCCGAGCGCGACGGGCGCCGGCTTGTCGTCAGGGCGCGGCGCGAAGTCATCGTCAGCGCGGGCTCGCTCAATTCGCCGAAACTTCTGCTCCTGTCGGGCATCGGGCCGGCCGGCCAGCTCTCGCAGCTCGGCATCGACGTCGTGCACGACCTGCCGGGAGTGGGCGAGAATCTCCAGGATCACTATGGCGCGCTGATCACCTACAAGAGCAAGCTGCCCCTGACGATCAACGACGTGATGACGAGCCGAATGCGGCAGCTGAAGGTCGGGCTGCAGTATCTGCTGTTGCGACGCGGCCCCCTGACCATTTCTGCGGCGCAGGTCGGCGCCTTCGTGAAATCCGATGCACGGCTGGAGACCCCGGACATCCAGTTCCTGTTCCAGACCTTCAGCCATGACGATCTCGACGGCGGGCTGCACAAGTTCTCCGGCTTTGCCAATGCGGTCTGCCCGATCCGGCCCGAGAGCCGCGGCACCTTGAAGCTGCGCTCGACCGATCCGAAGGACGCGCCGTCGATGCAGCCAAACTACCTCTCCGCCGAGGCGGACCGGCATGTCCTGGTCGAGGCGATCAAGATGTCGCGCCGGGTCGCCGCAGGCGGCCGGATCGCCGACCATATCCTGTCCGAATACGCGCCGGGACCGGCGGTGCGATCGGATGCGGAGATCCTCGACTATGCCCGAAGGACGGGCCTGTCGATCTGCCATCAGGTCGGCACCTGCAAGATGGGCGGCGATCCGATGGCGGTGGTCGACACGCAGCTGAAGGTTCACGGCCTGGCGGGGCTGCGCGTCGTCGATGCCTCGATCATGCCGACGCTCGTCTCGGGCAACACCAATGCACCGACGATCATGATCGCGGAGAAGGCCGCCGACATGATCCGCGGCAGACAAGCCGCCTAG
- a CDS encoding amino acid ABC transporter ATP-binding protein: MMNEQSPPLVSLVDVRKSYGNWEVIRGVSLDVFRSEVVCLIGPSGSGKTTLLRCINHLEKINQGRILVDGELIGYREHRGRIVEDSEARIALQRQKTGMVFQRFNLFPHLTALENITVAPMRVQGRDRAEVEAEARQLLARVRLGDKAGNYPSQLSGGQQQRVAIARALAMKPKVMLFDEPTSALDPETVGEVLDVMKELAEAGMTMIVVTHEMAFARDVADRVVMMDQGAIVEIGTAQQVFTAPRQERTQGFLSALR, translated from the coding sequence ATGATGAACGAACAGTCTCCGCCGCTTGTTTCGCTTGTCGACGTGCGCAAGTCCTACGGCAATTGGGAGGTGATCCGCGGCGTCTCGCTCGACGTGTTCAGGAGCGAGGTGGTTTGCCTGATCGGTCCTTCCGGTTCGGGCAAGACCACCTTGCTGCGCTGCATCAACCATCTGGAGAAAATCAACCAAGGCCGGATCCTGGTGGATGGCGAACTGATCGGCTATCGCGAGCACAGGGGAAGGATCGTCGAGGACAGCGAGGCCCGGATCGCCCTGCAGCGGCAGAAGACCGGCATGGTGTTCCAGCGCTTCAACCTGTTTCCGCACCTCACGGCGCTGGAGAATATCACCGTGGCGCCGATGCGCGTCCAGGGCCGCGATCGCGCAGAGGTGGAGGCCGAGGCGCGGCAGCTTCTGGCACGGGTGCGCCTTGGCGACAAGGCCGGCAACTACCCCTCCCAGCTTTCCGGCGGACAGCAGCAGCGCGTCGCGATCGCGCGGGCGCTCGCGATGAAGCCGAAAGTCATGCTGTTCGACGAGCCCACCAGCGCGCTCGATCCCGAAACCGTCGGCGAGGTCCTTGACGTCATGAAGGAGCTGGCGGAAGCGGGCATGACCATGATCGTCGTCACCCATGAAATGGCCTTCGCGCGCGATGTCGCCGACCGGGTCGTGATGATGGACCAGGGGGCGATCGTCGAGATCGGCACGGCGCAGCAGGTTTTCACCGCGCCGCGGCAGGAACGGACACAAGGTTTCCTCAGCGCGTTGCGGTAG
- a CDS encoding sugar ABC transporter ATP-binding protein, whose amino-acid sequence MNRTVQSNGNGRDADPIVRLVGISKSFPGVRALSDVDLTVRAGEVHALTGENGSGKSTLSKIIAGLIQPDEGEIIIDGVASTIASPAEALTRGFVMISQELTLAPTLTVAENIFLGRLPRTRFGTIDWTRLEEDARVALDRLGVHVEPHALVSELSVEMRQEIEIARALSSNARLLILDEATSTLSEAATQRLMALVRQQREAGMAILMITHRMPEIYAVSSIATVLRDGRLVATVPLPQTGEADLVRLMVGREIKDFYGKRSIAAGETVLRVTDLAAPEALLKPTCLSVRRGEIVGIAGLVGSGKAEFAMALGGAIPATGRVEVDGRPVRPGDPRHCIDAGIGYVPDDRKAAALLLVRSVQENFSLAWFDRLCRRGILNTRREKAEVGTAMHTYRVAASSAAVQISTLSGGNQQKVILGRTFVRKPKVLVLNEPTRGIDVGAKSEIYRMLQDAAEAGAAVLVVSSELPELLGICDRIAVFFEGRIEGEFDRGNASEEAIAAIAVAGAHNHQQRNTMSGAMS is encoded by the coding sequence ATGAACAGGACAGTGCAGTCGAACGGCAACGGGCGGGATGCGGACCCCATCGTGCGCCTCGTGGGCATTTCGAAGAGCTTCCCCGGCGTGCGGGCGCTGAGCGACGTCGACCTGACGGTAAGGGCCGGCGAGGTCCATGCGCTGACCGGGGAGAACGGTTCAGGCAAGTCGACGCTCTCCAAGATCATTGCCGGCCTCATCCAGCCCGACGAAGGCGAGATCATCATCGACGGCGTCGCCTCCACCATCGCCAGCCCGGCAGAGGCGCTGACGCGCGGCTTCGTGATGATCAGCCAGGAACTGACGCTGGCCCCGACCCTGACGGTCGCGGAGAACATTTTCCTCGGCCGCCTGCCGAGAACGCGGTTCGGGACGATCGACTGGACGCGGCTGGAAGAGGACGCCCGCGTGGCGCTCGACCGCCTCGGTGTCCACGTCGAGCCGCACGCGCTCGTTTCCGAGCTCAGCGTGGAGATGCGCCAGGAGATCGAGATCGCCAGGGCCCTCTCTTCCAATGCACGCCTGCTGATCCTCGACGAGGCGACCAGCACGCTGTCGGAAGCGGCGACCCAACGGCTGATGGCGCTGGTACGGCAGCAGCGCGAAGCCGGGATGGCGATCCTGATGATCACCCACCGCATGCCGGAAATCTACGCCGTCTCGTCCATCGCCACCGTGTTGCGCGATGGCAGGCTGGTGGCGACCGTGCCGCTGCCGCAAACAGGCGAGGCCGATCTCGTCCGGCTGATGGTCGGCCGCGAGATCAAGGATTTCTATGGAAAGCGTTCGATCGCGGCCGGCGAGACGGTGTTGCGCGTGACGGATCTGGCCGCGCCCGAGGCGCTTCTCAAGCCGACCTGTCTTTCGGTGCGTCGCGGCGAGATCGTCGGCATCGCCGGCCTCGTCGGCTCGGGCAAGGCGGAGTTCGCAATGGCGCTCGGCGGAGCGATACCGGCCACGGGGCGCGTCGAGGTCGACGGCAGGCCTGTCCGGCCCGGCGACCCGCGCCACTGCATCGACGCCGGCATCGGCTACGTGCCGGACGACCGCAAGGCGGCCGCCCTGCTTCTCGTGCGCAGCGTCCAGGAGAACTTCTCGCTCGCCTGGTTCGACCGCCTGTGCCGGCGCGGCATTCTCAACACGAGGCGGGAAAAGGCCGAGGTCGGCACGGCGATGCATACCTACAGGGTCGCGGCGTCCTCCGCCGCCGTGCAGATTTCGACGCTGTCGGGCGGCAACCAGCAGAAGGTCATCCTGGGACGGACTTTCGTGCGCAAGCCGAAGGTTCTGGTCCTCAATGAGCCGACGCGCGGTATCGACGTGGGGGCGAAAAGCGAGATCTACCGGATGCTGCAGGATGCGGCCGAAGCGGGCGCCGCCGTGCTTGTCGTCTCTTCCGAGCTGCCGGAACTCCTCGGCATCTGCGATCGCATCGCGGTCTTCTTCGAGGGCCGCATCGAGGGCGAGTTCGACCGCGGCAACGCCAGCGAGGAGGCAATCGCAGCGATCGCCGTCGCCGGCGCCCACAACCACCAGCAACGAAACACCATGTCCGGAGCCATGTCATGA
- a CDS encoding GMC family oxidoreductase, whose translation MRVLDGQSFDYIVIGAGSAGCALAARLTEDGKTTVLMLEAGGRDTSFWIHIPVGYGKTIVDPRVNWKFETEPNPALGGRRIYWPRGKVLGGSSSINGLIYIRGQAQDYDHWRQLGNAGWAYEDVLPYFRKAEDQENGADRYHGAGGPLSVTDLTERNPLCDAFIAAAGALGIPRNDDFNGVRQEGAGYFQATVRRGRRASAATAYLRPALRRPNLVVVTHALAERILLSGRRASGVRFVRDGVHMEAKARREVILSAGSVKSPHLLMLSGIGDGEALGRHGIGTVHHLPGVGQNLQDHYGGQITWKCNRAITMNDIMASRLRQAAAGLRWLLTRRGPLSVPAGQAGLFTTVLPQSASPDLQFLFQTFSGGYYEDGLFRFSGFANFICPVRPESRGEVALRSSDPQDAPKLMPNYFSHERDRLIAVEGLKLARRMAATTPLRDFVIEEHLPGAATASDAEIEAYLASQGGCVSHQVGTCKMGIDPLAVVDPELRVHGIEGLRVADASIMPTLVSGNTNAAAIMIGEKAADLIGRKAA comes from the coding sequence ATGCGCGTGCTCGACGGACAGAGTTTCGACTACATCGTCATTGGTGCGGGCTCGGCGGGCTGCGCGCTTGCCGCGCGGCTGACCGAGGACGGGAAGACAACGGTCCTGATGCTGGAAGCCGGCGGCCGCGACACGAGCTTCTGGATCCACATACCCGTCGGCTACGGCAAGACCATCGTCGATCCGCGCGTCAACTGGAAGTTCGAGACCGAGCCCAATCCGGCGCTCGGCGGGCGGCGCATCTACTGGCCGCGCGGCAAGGTGCTCGGCGGCTCGTCCTCGATCAACGGGCTGATCTACATCCGCGGCCAGGCGCAGGACTACGATCACTGGCGCCAGCTCGGCAATGCCGGCTGGGCCTACGAGGACGTGCTCCCCTACTTTCGCAAGGCGGAGGACCAGGAAAACGGCGCGGACCGCTATCACGGCGCCGGCGGACCGCTGTCGGTCACCGACCTGACCGAGCGCAATCCGCTGTGCGACGCGTTCATCGCCGCCGCCGGCGCACTTGGAATTCCACGCAACGACGATTTCAACGGGGTCAGACAGGAAGGTGCCGGCTATTTCCAGGCGACGGTGCGCAGGGGACGGCGCGCCTCGGCAGCCACCGCCTATCTCAGGCCGGCCCTTCGACGCCCCAACCTCGTCGTCGTCACGCATGCGCTGGCAGAGCGGATCCTGCTTTCCGGCAGGCGCGCTTCGGGCGTCCGTTTCGTCAGGGACGGCGTGCACATGGAGGCCAAGGCGCGCCGCGAGGTCATCCTTTCGGCCGGCTCGGTCAAATCCCCCCACCTTCTGATGCTCTCCGGCATCGGCGACGGCGAGGCGCTCGGCCGGCACGGCATCGGGACGGTGCATCACCTGCCCGGCGTCGGCCAGAACCTCCAGGATCACTACGGCGGGCAGATCACCTGGAAATGCAATAGGGCTATCACCATGAACGACATCATGGCGAGCCGGCTCCGGCAGGCCGCGGCCGGCCTTCGATGGCTGCTGACCCGCCGGGGGCCGCTATCCGTTCCCGCCGGCCAGGCCGGGTTGTTCACGACGGTCCTGCCGCAGTCGGCCTCGCCCGACCTGCAGTTCCTCTTCCAGACCTTCTCCGGCGGGTACTACGAGGACGGCCTGTTCAGGTTTTCCGGCTTTGCCAATTTCATCTGCCCGGTCCGTCCCGAAAGCCGCGGCGAGGTGGCGCTGCGCTCGTCCGATCCGCAGGATGCGCCGAAGCTGATGCCCAACTACTTCTCCCATGAGCGCGACCGCCTGATCGCGGTCGAGGGCCTGAAGCTGGCCCGGCGCATGGCCGCGACGACGCCCCTGCGCGACTTCGTCATCGAGGAGCACCTGCCGGGCGCGGCGACCGCGAGCGATGCGGAGATCGAGGCCTATCTGGCAAGCCAGGGCGGCTGCGTCTCCCACCAGGTCGGAACCTGCAAGATGGGCATCGATCCGCTGGCCGTCGTCGATCCCGAGCTCCGTGTGCACGGCATCGAGGGCCTTCGCGTCGCCGATGCCTCCATCATGCCGACGCTCGTTTCCGGCAACACCAATGCGGCGGCCATCATGATCGGCGAGAAGGCCGCCGATCTCATCGGGAGGAAGGCGGCATGA